A single region of the Streptomyces sp. AM 4-1-1 genome encodes:
- a CDS encoding flavin reductase family protein yields the protein MTASPDLGARTASPDLLRSVFRQHAAGVAVITAAGDHPVGFTATSLNSVAADPPLISFGVGVSSSSWPVLAEAEHVGVHILGEHQRELATTFARSGADRFGPSTDWHEGPHGVPVLAGVPAWLVCQVVARVPAGDHRIVIARAVIGDPSGGGRPLLYHQGRFNALRD from the coding sequence ATGACGGCTTCGCCCGACCTCGGCGCCCGGACGGCCTCACCCGACCTCCTCCGTTCCGTCTTCCGACAGCACGCCGCGGGCGTCGCGGTGATCACGGCGGCCGGTGACCACCCGGTCGGCTTCACCGCGACCTCGCTCAACTCCGTCGCCGCCGATCCGCCGCTCATCTCGTTCGGTGTGGGTGTCTCGTCCTCCAGCTGGCCGGTCCTGGCGGAGGCCGAGCACGTCGGTGTCCACATACTCGGCGAACACCAGCGGGAGCTGGCCACCACCTTCGCGCGCAGCGGCGCCGACCGGTTCGGCCCGTCCACCGACTGGCACGAGGGACCGCACGGGGTGCCGGTGCTGGCAGGCGTCCCGGCCTGGCTGGTGTGCCAGGTGGTGGCACGGGTACCGGCGGGCGACCACCGGATCGTCATCGCGCGCGCGGTGATCGGCGACCCCTCCGGGGGAGGACGGCCGCTCCTCTACCACCAGGGGCGCTTCAACGCTCTGCGCGACTGA
- a CDS encoding thioredoxin family protein → MDGRAGADRLDSAELGAELGEKATLVQFSSAFCQPCRATRRTLTEVAGMVDGVAHVEIDAEAHLTLVRKLGISGTPTVLVLDATGLIVRRAAGQPRTADVVAALGRVM, encoded by the coding sequence GTGGACGGGCGGGCAGGTGCGGACAGACTGGACTCCGCCGAACTCGGCGCGGAACTGGGGGAAAAGGCGACACTGGTGCAGTTCTCCAGCGCCTTCTGCCAGCCCTGCCGCGCCACCCGGCGGACCCTCACGGAGGTGGCGGGGATGGTGGACGGGGTCGCCCATGTCGAGATCGACGCCGAGGCGCATCTCACTCTCGTACGGAAGCTGGGGATCAGCGGCACCCCGACCGTCCTGGTGCTCGACGCCACCGGCCTGATCGTGCGCCGCGCGGCCGGGCAGCCGCGCACGGCCGACGTCGTGGCGGCTCTGGGAAGGGTGATGTGA
- a CDS encoding lysophospholipid acyltransferase family protein, producing the protein MAELVYRPVIGAARTLFKALDLKIDTQGSEHIPRTGGAVLVSNHISYLDFIFTGLAALPQKRLVRFMAKESVFRHRISGPLMRGMKHIPVDREQGEDAYAHALASLRSGEIVGVFPEATISQSFTLKSFKSGAARLAQEAGVPLIPMALWGTQRLWTKGRPRNFRRSHIPVTLRVGEPMEAPTDQYAGAITRRLRGRMQELLEAAQRAYPVRPKDAGDTWWVPAHLGGTAPTPAELRGRA; encoded by the coding sequence ATGGCAGAACTCGTCTATCGGCCGGTCATCGGCGCCGCTCGCACTCTTTTCAAGGCGCTGGACCTGAAGATCGACACTCAGGGTTCGGAGCACATCCCGCGGACCGGGGGCGCGGTGCTGGTGAGCAATCACATCAGCTATCTGGACTTCATCTTCACCGGCCTCGCCGCGCTGCCGCAGAAGCGGCTGGTCCGGTTCATGGCGAAGGAATCCGTTTTCCGGCACAGGATCTCCGGGCCTCTGATGCGCGGCATGAAACACATCCCGGTGGACCGCGAGCAGGGCGAGGACGCGTACGCGCACGCGCTCGCGTCGCTGCGTTCCGGTGAGATCGTGGGTGTGTTCCCCGAGGCGACCATTTCGCAGTCGTTCACGCTGAAGAGTTTCAAGTCCGGCGCGGCGCGGCTGGCGCAGGAGGCGGGCGTTCCGCTGATCCCGATGGCCCTGTGGGGGACCCAGCGGCTGTGGACGAAGGGGCGGCCGCGCAATTTCAGGCGCAGCCACATTCCCGTGACGCTCCGCGTGGGCGAGCCCATGGAGGCACCGACGGACCAGTACGCGGGCGCGATCACCCGACGGCTGCGGGGGCGGATGCAGGAACTTTTGGAGGCGGCGCAGCGCGCCTACCCCGTACGCCCGAAGGACGCCGGCGACACCTGGTGGGTGCCCGCGCACCTCGGCGGTACGGCTCCGACGCCCGCCGAGCTGCGCGGGCGTGCCTGA
- a CDS encoding transglutaminase domain-containing protein, translating to MELIQRAPGLAPYLAADEAIDHEHPLVRRTAARLAADAGDAYAYAEAAFEFVRDTIAHSADSGDLRVTWRASDVLATRTGICHAKAHALAALLRAEGVPTALCYQRPSTEEGERPMLHGLVAVRLPGRDRWDRQDPRGNGPGVDARFSLDGERLAWPVLPGTDGVDHPGLHAAPHPGVLHALRSARDRPHLWQILPAEL from the coding sequence ATGGAACTGATTCAGCGCGCCCCCGGTCTCGCGCCCTATCTCGCGGCCGACGAGGCCATCGACCATGAACACCCGCTGGTGCGGAGGACCGCCGCCCGCCTGGCAGCGGATGCCGGGGACGCATACGCATACGCCGAAGCCGCCTTCGAGTTCGTACGCGACACGATCGCGCACTCCGCGGACTCGGGCGACCTCCGGGTCACCTGGCGGGCCTCCGACGTCCTCGCCACCCGCACCGGCATCTGCCACGCCAAGGCGCACGCCCTCGCCGCGCTGCTGCGCGCCGAGGGCGTCCCCACCGCCCTCTGCTATCAGCGGCCGAGCACCGAGGAGGGCGAACGCCCGATGCTGCACGGACTCGTCGCCGTCCGGCTCCCCGGGCGTGACCGCTGGGACCGGCAGGACCCACGAGGCAACGGGCCGGGCGTCGACGCCCGGTTCTCACTGGACGGGGAACGACTGGCCTGGCCGGTGCTCCCGGGCACCGACGGGGTGGACCATCCCGGCCTCCACGCGGCGCCGCACCCGGGAGTGCTGCACGCCCTGCGCTCCGCCCGGGACCGCCCGCACCTCTGGCAGATCCTGCCCGCTGAGCTCTGA
- a CDS encoding low specificity L-threonine aldolase, with protein MRTDARRHHDPLVRGFASDNYAGAHPEILAALALANGGHQVAYGEDDYTGHLQRVMHSHFGPTAEAFPVFNGTGANVVALQALTDRWGAVICADSAHVHVDEGGAPERVGGLKLLTVPTPDGKLTPELIDREAYGWDDEHRAMPQIVSITQNTELGTVYTPDEIRAICEHAHGHGMKVHLDGARVANAAASLDVPMRAFTNAAGVDVLSFGGTKNGALFGEAVVVLDPDAVRAMKHLRKLSMQLASKMRFVSVQLEALLARDLWLRNARHANAMAQRLAEGVRAVDGVEILHPVQANAVFARLPHAVGERLQKRFRFYFWDEKAGDVRWMCAFDTTEDDVDAFVQALKEEMAA; from the coding sequence CTGAGGACCGACGCGCGGCGTCACCATGACCCGCTGGTACGAGGATTCGCCAGCGACAACTACGCGGGGGCCCACCCGGAGATCCTGGCCGCCCTCGCCCTGGCCAACGGCGGTCATCAGGTCGCGTACGGCGAGGACGACTACACCGGACACCTCCAGCGAGTCATGCACAGCCATTTCGGCCCCACGGCCGAGGCGTTCCCCGTCTTCAACGGAACCGGCGCGAACGTCGTCGCCCTCCAGGCGCTCACCGACCGCTGGGGCGCCGTGATCTGTGCCGACTCCGCACACGTCCATGTCGACGAGGGCGGCGCCCCGGAACGCGTGGGCGGCCTCAAACTGCTGACCGTGCCCACCCCGGACGGCAAGCTCACCCCCGAACTCATCGACCGGGAGGCGTACGGCTGGGACGACGAGCACCGCGCCATGCCGCAGATCGTGTCGATCACACAGAACACCGAGCTGGGCACCGTCTACACCCCCGACGAGATCCGCGCCATCTGCGAGCACGCCCACGGGCATGGCATGAAGGTCCATCTCGACGGGGCGAGGGTGGCCAACGCCGCCGCGTCGCTGGACGTACCGATGCGCGCCTTCACCAACGCGGCCGGCGTCGACGTCCTCTCCTTCGGCGGCACCAAGAACGGGGCGCTCTTCGGTGAGGCCGTCGTCGTGCTCGACCCGGACGCCGTGCGGGCGATGAAGCATCTGCGCAAGCTCTCGATGCAGCTCGCCTCCAAGATGCGCTTCGTGTCCGTGCAGTTGGAGGCACTGCTGGCGCGTGACCTCTGGCTGCGCAACGCCCGTCACGCCAACGCCATGGCGCAGCGGCTCGCCGAGGGCGTACGCGCGGTGGACGGGGTGGAGATCCTTCACCCCGTTCAGGCCAACGCGGTCTTCGCGCGGCTGCCGCACGCGGTCGGCGAACGTCTCCAGAAGCGCTTCCGCTTCTACTTCTGGGACGAGAAGGCCGGGGACGTCCGCTGGATGTGCGCCTTCGACACCACGGAGGACGACGTCGACGCGTTCGTCCAGGCGCTCAAGGAAGAAATGGCCGCCTGA
- a CDS encoding SDR family NAD(P)-dependent oxidoreductase: protein MNGDDRPDVSGTLEGAVIAVAGAAGAAGRATLLRLAEAGATVVASDADAARLAEAVDAARYAHGGATVTGDTVDLLDIGAAREWAEKTEQEFGGIDGMVHLVGGWRGSATFAETDLADWDLLEKLLIRTVQATSLAFQEALQRSDRGRYLLISAAGASRPTAGNAAYAASKAAAEAWTLALADAFRKAGGEDGPRTAAAILVVKALVHDAMRAERPHAKFAGFTDVRDLADAIAGVWERPAPEVNGKRLWLTPQP from the coding sequence AGGCGCGGTGATCGCCGTGGCCGGAGCGGCCGGAGCGGCCGGCCGGGCCACCCTGCTCAGACTGGCCGAGGCGGGCGCGACCGTGGTCGCGTCCGACGCCGACGCCGCCCGTCTCGCCGAGGCCGTCGACGCCGCCCGGTACGCGCACGGCGGCGCCACGGTGACCGGCGACACCGTCGACCTGCTCGACATCGGCGCCGCCCGGGAGTGGGCGGAGAAGACCGAGCAGGAGTTCGGCGGGATCGACGGCATGGTCCATCTCGTCGGCGGTTGGCGCGGCAGCGCCACGTTCGCCGAGACCGACCTCGCGGACTGGGACCTCCTGGAGAAGCTGCTGATCCGCACCGTCCAGGCCACCTCGCTCGCCTTCCAGGAAGCCCTCCAGCGCAGCGACCGGGGCCGCTATCTGCTGATCAGCGCCGCCGGCGCGAGCAGGCCCACCGCGGGCAACGCCGCCTACGCGGCCTCCAAGGCCGCGGCCGAGGCGTGGACGCTGGCCCTCGCCGACGCCTTCCGCAAGGCGGGGGGCGAGGACGGGCCGAGGACCGCGGCTGCGATCCTGGTCGTCAAGGCACTGGTGCACGACGCGATGCGCGCCGAGCGCCCCCATGCGAAGTTCGCGGGTTTCACCGACGTCCGGGATCTGGCCGATGCCATCGCCGGCGTCTGGGAGCGGCCCGCCCCGGAAGTGAACGGAAAGCGCCTGTGGCTGACCCCGCAACCCTGA